One window of Botrimarina mediterranea genomic DNA carries:
- the tsaD gene encoding tRNA (adenosine(37)-N6)-threonylcarbamoyltransferase complex transferase subunit TsaD, which yields MLRLLCIESTCDETAAAVVTDSLEVLGAVVASQNALHERFGGVVPEIASRAHVERVLPVIEETLRKAGVTLADLDAIAVANQPGLVGSLLVGVCAAKALCVASGLPLIAVNHLQAHVYACKIASGEEVFPCVGLIVSGGHSNLYRCDGPTDFTPLGGTIDDAAGEAFDKVGSLLGLPFPGGPAVSRAAAQGDAKAIRFPRPLLDDPTRLAFSFSGLKTAVRYEIAGPGGDPAQVELSEQRVADIAAGFQEAVVDCLVGKSELALKMTGFDTLCVGGGVAANGRLRERLEESAAKHGHRLFIPPMSLCTDNAVMGAIAIERFKEGKFESLEMDVYPGLERIG from the coding sequence GTGCTTCGCCTCCTCTGCATCGAATCCACCTGTGACGAAACCGCGGCGGCGGTGGTGACGGACTCGCTCGAAGTCCTTGGCGCCGTGGTCGCTTCGCAGAACGCTTTGCACGAGCGGTTCGGCGGCGTCGTGCCGGAGATCGCTTCACGGGCGCATGTTGAGCGGGTGTTGCCCGTGATCGAGGAGACGCTGCGGAAGGCGGGCGTGACGCTCGCCGACCTCGATGCGATCGCCGTGGCGAACCAGCCCGGACTCGTGGGGTCGCTGCTCGTTGGCGTGTGTGCGGCGAAGGCGTTGTGTGTGGCGTCGGGGTTGCCGCTGATCGCGGTGAACCATCTGCAGGCGCATGTGTATGCGTGCAAGATCGCCAGCGGCGAAGAGGTCTTCCCGTGCGTCGGGCTGATCGTCAGTGGCGGGCACTCGAACCTGTACCGCTGCGACGGGCCGACCGACTTCACGCCGCTCGGCGGGACGATCGACGACGCGGCCGGCGAGGCGTTCGACAAGGTCGGTTCGTTGCTGGGCCTCCCCTTCCCCGGCGGCCCCGCGGTGTCGCGCGCAGCGGCGCAGGGGGACGCGAAGGCGATCCGCTTCCCGCGCCCGCTGCTCGATGACCCGACACGATTGGCGTTCAGCTTCAGCGGACTGAAGACGGCCGTGCGTTACGAGATCGCCGGCCCGGGCGGGGATCCCGCACAGGTCGAATTGTCGGAACAGCGCGTCGCCGATATCGCGGCCGGTTTTCAAGAAGCCGTAGTCGATTGCCTCGTGGGTAAGTCGGAGCTGGCTCTCAAGATGACGGGCTTCGACACGTTGTGTGTCGGCGGCGGCGTCGCGGCGAACGGCCGGCTACGCGAACGCCTCGAAGAGTCCGCCGCGAAGCACGGGCACCGCCTGTTCATCCCGCCGATGTCGCTCTGCACGGACAACGCCGTGATGGGCGCGATCGCGATCGAACGGTTCAAGGAAGGGAAGTTCGAGTCGCTTGAGATGGATGTCTATCCGGGGCTCGAGCGGATCGGCTGA
- a CDS encoding DUF1207 domain-containing protein, with protein sequence MTVTRQLALLAALVASAAFGPQDAPAQAVDPFVEAARVAQRPTESVYGGVQLTSANVGAGYPVSDYQPEVYSGAEYGQPAAPCLSPEMVGPTATWGYAAPANSWGWQVLPDGLIYRSYQAGPRESRLGLHTFQNSYPANGAYAGQKSEWAWDATLGGRKGVIRYGNFDDCNPVGWQLDFEGATIVRLNLDEARDVDASDFRFGVPLTYTAGDGVAYKIGYYHLSSHLGDELIARTGSNTRINYVRDAIIAGVSYQMFPSLRVYGETAYAFFTAGGAEPWEFQFGAELSRPGPTGFRGTPFIATNAHLREEVDFSGDWTLQTGWLWRGDTGSTLRLGLHYMNGKSNQYQFFDRNEEQIGFGLWCDF encoded by the coding sequence ATGACCGTTACCCGCCAACTCGCCCTGCTCGCCGCCTTGGTGGCGTCCGCCGCCTTTGGGCCTCAGGACGCGCCCGCGCAGGCGGTCGATCCCTTCGTCGAGGCGGCCCGGGTCGCCCAGCGGCCGACCGAGTCGGTCTATGGCGGCGTGCAACTGACCAGCGCGAACGTCGGCGCCGGCTACCCCGTGTCGGACTACCAACCCGAAGTCTACTCGGGCGCCGAGTACGGCCAGCCGGCGGCGCCTTGTTTGTCGCCGGAGATGGTCGGCCCAACGGCGACGTGGGGTTACGCGGCGCCGGCCAACAGCTGGGGCTGGCAGGTGCTTCCCGACGGCCTCATCTATCGGAGTTACCAAGCCGGCCCGCGCGAGTCGCGGCTCGGCCTGCACACGTTCCAGAACAGCTACCCGGCCAACGGCGCCTACGCGGGTCAGAAGAGCGAATGGGCGTGGGACGCGACGCTCGGCGGTCGGAAGGGCGTGATCCGCTACGGCAACTTCGACGACTGCAACCCCGTCGGGTGGCAGCTCGACTTCGAGGGCGCCACGATCGTGCGGCTCAATCTCGACGAGGCCCGCGACGTGGACGCGTCCGACTTCCGTTTCGGCGTGCCGCTCACCTACACGGCGGGCGACGGCGTCGCTTACAAGATCGGCTACTACCACCTCAGCTCGCACCTCGGCGACGAGTTGATCGCTCGCACCGGGAGTAATACGCGGATCAACTACGTCCGCGACGCGATCATCGCGGGCGTGTCTTACCAGATGTTCCCGAGCCTGCGGGTCTACGGCGAGACGGCCTACGCGTTCTTCACCGCCGGCGGGGCCGAGCCTTGGGAGTTCCAGTTCGGCGCCGAGTTGTCGCGTCCCGGACCAACCGGATTCCGCGGCACGCCGTTCATCGCCACCAACGCGCACCTTCGCGAAGAGGTCGATTTCAGCGGCGACTGGACCCTCCAGACCGGCTGGCTGTGGCGTGGCGACACGGGCAGCACCCTGCGGCTGGGCCTGCACTACATGAACGGCAAGAGCAACCAGTACCAGTTCTTCGATCGCAATGAAGAGCAGATCGGGTTTGGGCTGTGGTGTGATTTTTAG
- a CDS encoding MTH1187 family thiamine-binding protein has protein sequence MVLLEMSLVPMDAGESVSAAVAECVELIDASGLPYELHSMGTIVEGELPEVLELMQRCIEHLAVKSRRVTCSAKLDYRPGHSGRLRSKVASVEAKLGRSVKRT, from the coding sequence ATGGTCCTGCTAGAGATGAGCCTCGTGCCGATGGATGCTGGCGAAAGCGTCAGCGCCGCGGTGGCTGAGTGCGTCGAACTAATCGATGCTAGCGGCCTGCCCTATGAGCTGCACTCGATGGGCACCATCGTCGAAGGCGAATTGCCCGAAGTCCTTGAGCTCATGCAGCGTTGCATCGAGCACCTGGCGGTCAAGAGCCGTCGGGTTACCTGCTCGGCAAAGCTCGACTACCGCCCCGGCCATAGCGGCCGCCTCCGCAGCAAGGTTGCTAGCGTTGAGGCGAAGCTAGGGCGTTCCGTCAAACGCACCTAA
- a CDS encoding flavin reductase family protein, with protein sequence MSEPAHSLPHLALGRLPSGIYILTVGEDATATGMLASWVQQAAFEPPMLSVALKRGRPVCERIEAGESFVLNVVGEGQKSLLKHFAKGFEPDEPAFEGVAIARTACGAPALADAIAVLECRMATVADAGDHRVVIAEVTASEVLTDTPPIVHLRKRGDHY encoded by the coding sequence GTGAGCGAACCCGCCCATTCACTGCCCCACCTCGCCCTCGGCCGCCTGCCGAGTGGCATCTACATCCTCACCGTCGGCGAGGACGCCACTGCCACGGGCATGCTTGCTAGCTGGGTGCAGCAAGCCGCGTTCGAGCCGCCCATGCTGAGCGTCGCGCTCAAGCGCGGCCGCCCCGTTTGCGAGCGGATCGAGGCCGGCGAGTCGTTCGTCCTCAACGTCGTCGGCGAGGGTCAGAAGTCCCTGCTCAAGCACTTCGCAAAAGGCTTTGAGCCCGACGAGCCGGCGTTCGAGGGCGTCGCAATCGCGCGAACCGCCTGCGGAGCCCCCGCTCTTGCCGACGCGATCGCCGTGCTCGAATGTCGGATGGCGACGGTTGCCGACGCCGGCGACCACCGCGTCGTCATCGCCGAGGTCACCGCCAGCGAGGTCCTCACCGACACCCCGCCGATTGTCCACCTCCGCAAACGCGGCGACCATTACTAG
- the lhgO gene encoding L-2-hydroxyglutarate oxidase codes for MPDSPSLLVVGGGIVGLATAYRYTERYPGAVVTVLEKESSVGQHQTGHNSGVLHSGIYYKPGSLKAINCREGKRAMEEFCREQQIPYEVCGKVIVAVDEGDLPSLEKIYERGQANGVTCERIGVEQLAELEPHAKGVAAIHVPEAGIVNYGAVCTKLAELIAAAGGCVVTGARVTSIKQSPGEVVVQSTAGDFTAERAVTCAGLQSDRVAKLSGAKPDAKIVPFRGEYFELKPSAQKLCRNLIYPTPDPAFPFLGVHFTRMIGGGVECGPNAVLALAREGYTKMGLNIGDLAESLTYGGFLKMAAKHWRMGAGEMWRSVSKRAFVKALQRLVPEITVEALETAPAGVRAQAVLSDGSMVDDFLIEETGRVVNVLNAPSPAATASLNIGKLIIDRLG; via the coding sequence ATGCCCGACTCCCCCTCCCTCCTCGTCGTCGGCGGCGGCATCGTCGGGCTCGCCACCGCCTACCGCTACACCGAGCGCTACCCCGGCGCCGTCGTCACGGTCCTCGAGAAAGAGTCCTCCGTCGGCCAGCACCAGACCGGCCACAACTCGGGCGTCCTCCACTCGGGCATCTACTACAAGCCCGGCTCGCTCAAGGCGATCAACTGCCGTGAAGGCAAGCGGGCGATGGAGGAGTTCTGCAGGGAGCAGCAGATCCCCTACGAGGTCTGCGGCAAGGTGATCGTCGCGGTGGATGAAGGCGACCTCCCCTCGCTCGAAAAGATCTACGAGCGCGGCCAAGCGAACGGCGTCACCTGCGAGCGCATCGGCGTCGAGCAACTCGCCGAACTCGAGCCGCACGCCAAGGGCGTTGCCGCGATCCACGTTCCCGAGGCAGGCATCGTCAACTACGGCGCCGTCTGCACCAAGCTCGCCGAGCTGATCGCCGCCGCCGGCGGCTGCGTTGTCACCGGTGCGCGCGTCACATCGATCAAGCAATCGCCCGGCGAGGTCGTCGTGCAATCGACCGCGGGTGACTTTACCGCCGAGCGCGCCGTCACCTGCGCCGGCCTGCAAAGCGACCGCGTCGCCAAACTCTCCGGCGCCAAGCCCGACGCCAAGATCGTCCCCTTCCGCGGCGAGTATTTTGAGCTCAAGCCCAGCGCGCAAAAACTCTGCCGCAACCTCATCTACCCCACGCCCGATCCGGCGTTCCCGTTCCTCGGTGTCCACTTCACCCGGATGATCGGCGGAGGCGTCGAGTGTGGCCCCAACGCGGTGCTCGCCCTCGCGCGCGAAGGCTACACGAAGATGGGCCTCAACATCGGCGACCTCGCCGAGTCGCTCACCTACGGCGGCTTCCTCAAGATGGCGGCCAAGCACTGGCGGATGGGCGCCGGCGAGATGTGGCGCTCGGTCAGCAAGCGGGCCTTCGTCAAAGCGTTGCAACGCCTCGTTCCCGAGATCACCGTCGAAGCCCTCGAAACCGCCCCCGCCGGCGTCCGCGCCCAAGCGGTCCTCTCCGACGGCTCGATGGTGGACGACTTCCTGATCGAAGAAACCGGCCGCGTGGTGAACGTCCTCAACGCCCCCAGCCCCGCCGCCACCGCGTCGCTAAACATCGGCAAGCTAATCATCGACCGCCTGGGTTAA
- a CDS encoding DUF1398 domain-containing protein — MTIDQTKTIQACAIGGLCGEMTFPEIVGKLSAIGVERYHADYCRGEITYYLTDGDSQVVATPHPRHELGDAFDAAAVESAVHQSQRGEHTYLDFIRKTMAAGCVGYFVQITGRQAIYFGRRGESHVERFPD, encoded by the coding sequence ATGACCATCGATCAAACCAAAACCATCCAAGCCTGCGCCATCGGTGGGCTGTGCGGTGAGATGACCTTCCCCGAGATCGTCGGCAAGCTCAGTGCCATCGGCGTCGAGCGTTACCACGCCGACTACTGCCGCGGTGAGATCACCTACTACCTCACCGACGGCGACTCACAAGTCGTCGCGACCCCACACCCCAGGCACGAACTCGGCGACGCGTTCGACGCCGCCGCCGTCGAGTCCGCCGTCCACCAGAGCCAGCGCGGCGAGCACACCTACCTCGATTTCATCCGCAAGACGATGGCCGCGGGCTGCGTCGGCTACTTCGTCCAGATCACCGGCCGCCAAGCCATCTACTTCGGCCGACGTGGCGAGTCGCACGTCGAACGCTTCCCGGACTAA
- a CDS encoding DUF1592 domain-containing protein translates to MLRRLALIAALTSSAIAARSDEPAVLAPVELANVEPILTQYCYDCHGYGGEEGGVALDTLVEEWKQAAGDPAKEEPLRKRWEKVLALTRAEVMPPADMDQPAGDEREQLAAWIKRAAFHLDPAQIDPGRVTLRRLNRTEYRNTVRDLMGVDYDTQADFPADGSGYGFDNVADVLTISPLHLEKYVAAAQEIVEQTVPMQPRVVAEHRIPGGRFVGEGQEPNGWRRSLSYYEPATASATHHVDKKGRYEVVVTYRAEEDYVDLVFDKNKCRFRYSIDGEQKHDEEYSRQGGKEYQQRHKVKWEPGDHTIQFEVEPLTPDAERLRSLRMTIVDVTVRGPLAEKHWVEPPNYRKWFPRDAPTDAAERRAYAAELLGGFAERAFRRPPNTETTERLVELVEASVAAGRPFEAGVAQAMTAVLSSPRFLFREEADATPTTGASDPYPLVDEYAIASRLSYFLWSTMPDAELMRLASEGQLRAQLDEQFERLLNDPRSEALVRNFVGQWLGARDIQQTNVNAFAVISADSPHDPEREQRRARFRELRQKEPGLLTDEERQELRAIREAFDEAFQRVREFDLDGDLRWAMRRETEMAFEHVLREGRSALELLNSDYTFLNERLARHYGIEGVTGGDMRRVELPAGSPRGGVLTQGTVLVNTSNPDRTSPVKRGLFVLDNLVGTPPPPPPPDIPSLEAANEGEATPLTLRESLEKHRDSPMCASCHARMDPLGLALEPFNALGILRDNDHGKPIDATGTLVTGESFNGVAELKKILATERRQDFYRCLSEKLLTYALGRGVEYYDTLTVDKLVEGLEQSGGDLRGLVRDVVESAPFQRRRRVETPATATVQRNVHTTNR, encoded by the coding sequence ATGCTCCGGCGCCTTGCCTTGATCGCCGCGCTTACGTCGTCTGCGATCGCGGCGCGCAGTGACGAGCCGGCCGTGTTGGCGCCCGTCGAGCTGGCAAACGTCGAGCCGATCCTCACGCAGTACTGCTACGACTGCCACGGCTACGGCGGCGAAGAGGGCGGCGTCGCGCTCGACACGCTCGTCGAGGAGTGGAAGCAAGCCGCCGGCGACCCCGCCAAGGAAGAGCCGCTGCGGAAGCGTTGGGAGAAGGTGCTCGCGCTGACGCGCGCCGAGGTCATGCCGCCCGCCGACATGGACCAGCCCGCCGGCGACGAGCGCGAGCAACTCGCCGCCTGGATCAAACGCGCCGCCTTCCACCTCGACCCCGCGCAGATCGACCCCGGCCGCGTCACGCTCCGCCGGCTCAATCGGACCGAGTACCGCAACACGGTACGCGACCTGATGGGCGTCGACTACGACACGCAAGCCGACTTCCCCGCCGATGGTTCGGGCTACGGCTTCGACAACGTCGCCGACGTGCTGACGATCTCGCCGCTGCACCTGGAGAAGTACGTCGCCGCCGCCCAAGAGATTGTCGAGCAGACCGTGCCGATGCAGCCGCGCGTCGTCGCCGAGCACCGCATCCCTGGCGGGCGGTTTGTCGGCGAAGGCCAGGAGCCCAATGGCTGGCGCCGCTCACTCTCTTATTACGAGCCCGCCACCGCCAGCGCGACGCACCACGTCGACAAGAAGGGGCGCTACGAAGTCGTCGTCACCTACCGCGCGGAAGAGGACTACGTCGATCTGGTGTTCGACAAGAACAAGTGCCGCTTCCGCTACTCGATCGACGGCGAGCAGAAGCACGACGAAGAGTACAGCCGCCAGGGGGGCAAAGAGTACCAGCAGCGGCACAAGGTGAAGTGGGAGCCCGGCGACCACACGATCCAGTTCGAGGTCGAGCCGCTCACGCCCGACGCCGAGCGCCTCCGCTCGTTGCGGATGACGATCGTCGACGTGACCGTGCGCGGGCCGCTCGCCGAGAAGCACTGGGTCGAGCCGCCGAACTACCGCAAGTGGTTCCCGCGCGATGCGCCCACCGACGCCGCCGAGCGCCGCGCCTACGCCGCAGAGCTGTTGGGCGGCTTCGCCGAGCGCGCGTTCCGCCGTCCTCCTAACACGGAAACGACTGAACGGCTTGTCGAACTCGTCGAAGCGTCCGTCGCCGCGGGCCGACCCTTCGAGGCCGGCGTCGCCCAGGCGATGACCGCCGTGCTCTCGTCGCCGCGGTTCTTGTTCCGCGAAGAGGCCGACGCCACGCCGACGACAGGCGCCAGCGATCCCTACCCGCTGGTGGACGAGTACGCGATCGCGTCGCGACTCTCTTACTTCCTGTGGTCCACGATGCCCGACGCCGAGTTGATGCGGCTGGCGTCCGAAGGCCAGCTCCGCGCGCAGCTCGACGAACAGTTCGAGCGGCTGCTTAACGACCCCCGCTCGGAGGCGCTGGTCCGCAACTTCGTCGGCCAGTGGCTCGGCGCCCGCGACATCCAGCAGACGAACGTCAACGCGTTCGCCGTCATCAGCGCCGACAGCCCGCACGACCCCGAGCGCGAGCAACGCCGCGCGCGGTTCCGCGAACTGCGTCAGAAAGAGCCCGGCTTGCTCACCGATGAGGAACGCCAAGAGCTCCGCGCGATCCGTGAAGCCTTCGACGAGGCCTTCCAACGGGTGCGCGAGTTCGACCTCGACGGCGACCTCCGCTGGGCGATGCGGCGAGAGACGGAGATGGCCTTCGAGCACGTGCTCCGCGAAGGCCGCAGCGCGCTAGAGCTGCTGAACAGCGACTACACGTTCCTCAACGAGCGCCTCGCCCGGCATTATGGCATCGAGGGCGTCACGGGCGGCGACATGCGACGCGTCGAGCTGCCCGCCGGCAGCCCGCGCGGCGGCGTGCTCACGCAGGGGACCGTGCTCGTCAACACGTCGAACCCGGACCGCACCTCGCCGGTGAAGCGGGGCTTGTTCGTGCTCGACAACCTGGTCGGCACGCCGCCCCCACCACCGCCGCCTGACATCCCCTCGCTCGAGGCGGCCAACGAGGGCGAGGCGACGCCGCTGACGCTCCGGGAGTCGCTCGAGAAGCACCGCGACTCGCCGATGTGCGCGTCGTGCCACGCGCGGATGGACCCATTGGGCCTCGCGCTCGAGCCCTTCAACGCGCTGGGCATCTTGCGTGACAACGACCACGGCAAGCCGATCGACGCGACCGGCACGCTCGTTACCGGCGAGTCGTTCAACGGCGTCGCCGAGCTGAAGAAGATCCTCGCCACCGAGCGGCGGCAAGACTTCTACCGCTGCCTGTCGGAAAAGCTGCTCACCTACGCCCTCGGCCGCGGCGTCGAGTACTACGATACCCTGACGGTGGATAAGCTCGTCGAAGGCCTCGAACAGAGCGGCGGCGACCTCCGCGGCCTCGTGCGCGACGTCGTCGAGTCGGCGCCGTTCCAACGGCGCCGCCGCGTTGAGACGCCCGCGACCGCAACCGTCCAGCGCAACGTTCACACGACCAACCGTTAA
- a CDS encoding DUF1552 domain-containing protein: MNEALRLDRRRFLQSVGACLALPALESLGARTALASAGAAETAGAVTATGAPLRTAFITFPNGAIPAAWASSGEGAALALGKTLKPLESVRNLVQVFGGLDLEAALAGPDGPGDHARGNAALLTTVRLNKSASDLRVGVSIDQEIAGKVGQQTRLPSLELSGDRGPRSGACDSGYACAYQYNVSWKSPTTPMAPEHNPRLVFERLFGEGAPGQRAESLARRRAEQRSVLDFVMAETESLNRKASVADRQKLDEYLTAVREIERRIEASERFADAPDPGREAPQGIPRAYEEHIAQMFDLLVLAFETDSTRVATFQLAHDGSNRSFDHIGISEGHHELTHHRNNQEWVRKIEEIDRWYVQQFARFLKALDEKKDADGKSMLYNSQIVYASGNSDGNRHTHVDLPVVLAGAGGGAYKTCRHVNHGATPLANLYLRMAQNAGVTGLERFGDSTAALTNV; the protein is encoded by the coding sequence ATGAACGAAGCCCTCCGCCTCGATCGCCGCCGCTTCCTCCAGAGCGTCGGCGCGTGTCTCGCCCTGCCGGCGCTAGAGTCGCTCGGCGCGCGCACGGCGCTGGCCTCAGCGGGCGCCGCCGAAACAGCCGGCGCCGTGACGGCGACCGGCGCGCCCTTGCGGACCGCGTTCATCACCTTCCCCAACGGCGCGATCCCCGCCGCCTGGGCGTCGAGCGGTGAAGGCGCCGCGCTCGCGCTCGGCAAGACGCTCAAGCCGTTGGAGTCGGTCCGCAACCTCGTCCAGGTCTTCGGCGGCCTCGACCTCGAAGCGGCCCTCGCCGGCCCCGACGGCCCCGGCGACCACGCCCGTGGCAACGCCGCCCTGCTGACCACGGTGCGGCTCAACAAGAGCGCGTCGGACCTGCGTGTGGGCGTCTCGATCGACCAAGAGATCGCCGGAAAGGTAGGCCAACAGACGCGGCTCCCGTCGCTCGAACTCTCCGGTGACCGCGGCCCACGGAGCGGCGCCTGCGACTCGGGATACGCCTGCGCGTACCAGTACAACGTCTCGTGGAAGTCGCCGACCACGCCGATGGCGCCCGAGCACAACCCGCGGCTGGTGTTCGAGCGGCTCTTCGGCGAAGGCGCCCCCGGCCAGCGCGCCGAGAGCCTCGCCCGCCGCCGCGCCGAGCAGCGATCGGTGCTCGACTTCGTGATGGCCGAGACCGAGTCCCTCAACCGTAAGGCGAGCGTCGCCGACCGCCAGAAGCTTGACGAGTACCTCACGGCGGTGCGCGAGATTGAACGCCGCATCGAGGCGTCCGAGCGCTTTGCCGACGCCCCCGACCCGGGGCGCGAGGCGCCGCAAGGAATCCCCCGTGCGTACGAGGAGCACATCGCCCAGATGTTCGACTTGCTCGTGCTCGCCTTCGAGACCGACTCGACGCGCGTCGCCACGTTCCAGCTCGCCCACGACGGGAGCAACCGCAGCTTCGACCACATCGGCATCAGCGAAGGCCACCACGAGCTGACGCACCACCGCAACAACCAAGAGTGGGTCCGCAAGATCGAAGAGATCGACCGCTGGTACGTCCAGCAGTTCGCGCGGTTCCTCAAGGCGCTCGACGAGAAGAAGGACGCCGACGGCAAGTCGATGCTCTACAACTCACAGATCGTCTACGCCAGCGGCAACTCCGACGGCAACCGCCACACGCACGTTGACTTGCCGGTCGTCCTCGCCGGCGCCGGCGGCGGCGCGTACAAGACCTGTCGCCACGTCAACCACGGCGCGACGCCCCTGGCGAACTTGTACCTTCGTATGGCCCAGAACGCCGGCGTCACGGGCCTCGAGCGCTTCGGCGACTCCACCGCCGCGCTCACGAACGTGTGA
- a CDS encoding type II toxin-antitoxin system VapC family toxin translates to MTAVLIDTGPLVALLSHKDAQHERCSDMAATLTAPPITTWPVLTEAAWLLRRDQPGVENLLRMVTGGDILVAHLDATAAEWLHAFLQNYRDLRPQLADASLVYLAETLQIDTVFTLDRRDFSVYRLASGAPLRLLPD, encoded by the coding sequence GTGACCGCCGTCCTCATCGACACCGGCCCATTGGTGGCCCTGCTGAGCCACAAAGACGCCCAGCACGAACGGTGCAGCGACATGGCCGCGACGCTGACAGCGCCGCCGATCACGACCTGGCCGGTGCTCACCGAGGCGGCTTGGCTGCTGCGTCGTGACCAACCCGGGGTCGAGAATCTGCTCCGGATGGTCACGGGCGGGGACATCCTCGTCGCTCATCTCGACGCGACGGCGGCCGAGTGGCTCCACGCCTTCCTTCAGAACTACCGCGATCTGCGGCCCCAGCTGGCCGACGCCAGTCTCGTTTACCTGGCGGAGACCTTGCAGATCGACACGGTGTTCACACTCGACCGCCGGGACTTCTCGGTCTACCGCCTCGCGTCCGGCGCGCCGCTGCGGCTTCTGCCCGACTGA